In the genome of Phacochoerus africanus isolate WHEZ1 chromosome 5, ROS_Pafr_v1, whole genome shotgun sequence, the window ACCCCCTTAAGTCCTCcgccttctcttctcccctctctcctccccacctcgatcctccccttttcttctccctgcGTCTtcgctctgccccccccccccccccggccatcTCCTCCCATGCTCTTTGGGCGTCCGCTCCGTCAATCACAGCCGCCGCCGGCCCCTGCCTGGCCCTCTTCTCCTCCTAGGCTCTCGGAGCGCCTCCGGCTCCGGTCTCGGGCCGCCCTCCGCATTGCGCGGAGCCCGGCGATCTGTCAGCGGAGCTGGCTGGGTGGGGGGAGCCGCCCGGCCCGCCGGGGCTCGGGTTACCAGTGACTGACAGCGTCTCCATGGCGAATAATTTGACTCCGACTATTGTCTGGCGCGGGCAGGCCCCGGGTCAGATAACCAGACCAATCAGGACGCGGGCCGCCGCGCCCCATGCCCGCTtagaataatattattaaaaaagcAGCTAGCGAGCTAGACgggagggagagagagcgagAAGCTAGCGAAGGAACGgtgggcgggcgggcgggcgggcgcggaGCATGCGGAGCGGCGCCCCGGGCGGCCCCCGGGCTTGGACGAGGGCGCTGGCTAGGCGCGCGGGCGGCGGGGGCGCGGAGCGGCGCAGGACCCGCGGCCGGCGCGAGGACTTACTGCCGTGACTCGGATTTCGCCCCGGAGCCAGCCGCAGGCCAGGGGGCCCCCCGCCCGCCTTTCGGCCCTGACCGCCCGGCGGGGAGGTGCTCATGCGGTTCCGCGCAGCGCGGTGAGGGCGcgcgcgggcgggcgggggcgcaGCCGGCACCATGTCCATGCTGCCCACCTTCGGCTTCACGCAGGAGCAAGTGGCGTGCGTGTGCGAGGTGCTGCAGCAGGGCGGCAACATCGAGCGGCTGGGCCGCTTCCTGTGGTCGCTGCCCGCCTGCGAGCACCTCCACAAGAATGAAAGCGTGCTTAAAGCCAAGGCGGTGGTGGCCTTCCACCGCGGCAACTTCCGCGAGCTCTACAAGATCCTGGAGAGCCACCAGTTCTCGCCGCACAACCACGCCaaactgcagcagctgtggctcaaggcGCACTACATCGAGGCGGAGAAGCTGCGCGGTCGGCCGCTGGGCGCGGTGGGCAAGTACCGCGTGCGCCGCAAGTTTCCGCTGCCGCGCTCCATCTGGGACGGCGAGGAGACCAGCTATTGCTTCAAGGAAAAGAGTCGCAGCGTGCTGCGCGAGTGGTACGCGCACAACCCCTACCCCTCACCCCGAGAGAAGCGCGAGCTGGCGGAGGCCACGGGCCTCACCACCACGCAGGTCAGCAACTGGTTCAAGAACCGGCGGCAGCGCGACCGGGCAGCCGAGGCCAAGGAAAGGTACGAGTAAGTAGAGCTTCGGCGCCAGCTCCCCCAGGCTCCAGGGAGGGGGTCCCAGGGCGTAGGCTCAGCCCCCTGGAGAGGCCTGAACTGGGTCCCCAGTCCCAGCCAGGGCCTCGCTGCAGCCTGGTCTGACCCAGACGGAGCTTTTGGGAAACCAGGAGATTAGAAATTTGTCTAAAGCGGGTAAGGCAATCGGGAAGTTGTCCACTAACTCCCTGGTCGCTCGTAAGCAAAAGTGGAGAGGCAGCGAGCTTCGGGGCAAAAGTGAGACAGCGGGCCTGGATCCCAGGCAAGGGAGGCACAGCAGGCAGGGCTTGTTAGTCCTCCGAAGGGCCGAGGAGGACCTAGGGTTTGGGCGCGGATGGAGTAGCTATCGATGGTTGCGGGGTTTAGAATGCCTCAGGGAATTTACCAGCACTTCCCAGAACTTCTCGTCCACGGATTAGGGATCAGGACTCAGACTGGAACTTTCTTGATTGACGACCTAGATATGGAAGGGCCTGGGCAAGAATTTTCCTTGTCTGGATATGGCAGTTCATAGGGAAAGTCTTTTATCCCGCATAGAAAGGACCAAGAGGTGAAAGGCTTGGGGAAGAAGTGTTTGTCAGCTCTAGGAGAGAAACACATGTCCCTTTTCTGCCTCGTTGGGCCCAGCAGCCTTTCCCTGGCTCTGCCAAGCTCTTAGCCCCTCTTTCCTCAGGCTCTACCCTCTTTGGAGGATCCGTTGGCAGGTCTGGGGTGAGTTGAGAGCAGCAGAAGAGCTGGGAGTTGCTTGTCCTCAGGGAAACCAGGACTTCCTGAACTAGCCATGCGGTTGACCATTGGCCCTTGTGGCTGCCAGCCCTGTGGCCCCCTCAGAGTCCCAAATCTGGAGGGGGAA includes:
- the SIX2 gene encoding homeobox protein SIX2 isoform X2, which translates into the protein MSMLPTFGFTQEQVACVCEVLQQGGNIERLGRFLWSLPACEHLHKNESVLKAKAVVAFHRGNFRELYKILESHQFSPHNHAKLQQLWLKAHYIEAEKLRGRPLGAVGKYRVRRKFPLPRSIWDGEETSYCFKEKSRSVLREWYAHNPYPSPREKRELAEATGLTTTQVSNWFKNRRQRDRAAEAKERENSENSNSNSHNPLAASLNGSGKSVLGSSEDEKTPSGTPDHSSSSPALLLSPPPPPGLPSLHSLGHPPGPSAVPVPVPGGGGADPLQHHHGLQDSILNPMSANLVDLGS
- the SIX2 gene encoding homeobox protein SIX2 isoform X1 gives rise to the protein MSMLPTFGFTQEQVACVCEVLQQGGNIERLGRFLWSLPACEHLHKNESVLKAKAVVAFHRGNFRELYKILESHQFSPHNHAKLQQLWLKAHYIEAEKLRGRPLGAVGKYRVRRKFPLPRSIWDGEETSYCFKEKSRSVLREWYAHNPYPSPREKRELAEATGLTTTQVSNWFKNRRQRDRAAEAKERYEENSENSNSNSHNPLAASLNGSGKSVLGSSEDEKTPSGTPDHSSSSPALLLSPPPPPGLPSLHSLGHPPGPSAVPVPVPGGGGADPLQHHHGLQDSILNPMSANLVDLGS